CCAATCTCAGGCCCTGAAGGAGCCTCGAGGTAACGGGCTCCATCCCCTACTACCTCCCTGCTCCCTCTATCACTAAGCAACCCCCCCCaacttcccctccctctcctaaAGGGCGTCAGAAAACCCTGGTGCATCTGATCTTTCACCAGCACCAATTGAAAAATGGGTGCTTGTCACAACACAGATCActgccttcctctctctgctccccaccTCGCGCTGCAAAAGGACCCCCAAAGGCAGAGGGCCAGCCCCCGCGGGAAGCAATGTCGAAAGGCGAGTTTGAGGGAAGCGGGAATTGTTCAAAGCATCCCGTCGGGGCCCGCAGCTTTCCCGAGCTCTTTCAGGTCGCTGTGGGGTCTGGGGCTGAGGTTGGTCTGAGGCCCAGGAGGAGGGTGCCAGACTGATATTAGCGGCTCAGAGCCCACCTTCTTCAGGAGTGAACTGATCAAAATGGTCCATTGGAGGTGCCCCTTAACCACCTGGCCTTGGGACTTTGGGGATGGTGGTGGGATAGGGGTTTGACTTGACAAGCTCTCAGGTTCTAACGAGTCAGCGGagcccacctgcccctcccacGGCACCTCAGCATCTCCTAGTCAAAGAGAAAAGCCCGGGGTCGTTAGGCAGGCAGGGGCCTCTGGTTATGGATGGGCCTGGGTGGATGGGAGTGGCTCTGGAGGGGCCCAGTGGCGCCTTGGGACTGTCCCCCGGAGCTCGCTGATTGATTGGGGGGTAGCATGACAGACGTGTCCTTCCGGCCCCTTTCCGGCGTCTGGCCTCCTCTTTTCCTCGTCGAGATCCAGCGCCCTGCGGGCCTGAAAAAGCCGGGAGGTCAGATCCCGGCAGAGGCAAGGGGCAAAGTCGAGTGTCTCCACTTTCAGGCTTCCAGGCCTCATGGGCTGGCTGGGCACAGGGAACCCACACGTCTCCCAGGGTGGCTACTTGTGAGCTCTGCTTCCATCTCACCTCAGATGGCCTTCACAGTCCCTTTGGTTCCCGAGCCCTGGCTCTGCCAGGCAGCACCTCTTCCTGATTCCCCTTCCCAAGGACCCTTGCCACTACCCTCTCACTCAGGCAGGGATCAGACCCTTGATGGGCAGGAGCTCAGCTTGAGGAATGGTCCTAGCAGGGGCTTCACAGGCCTCCACTCTTATCCTGCTATGTCTGGAGCCAGGAGGGGCTGCCCCTGTCTTCTCTGTCCCCAGAGGTGGGAGCCTGCTGGTGCGGCCCCAGCACCCCCTCACGCAGCACACCAGACAGCCAACTCTTTCTTGAAACCATAATTTTACTGTCTCAAAGAAACTttataacttatttacaaagttcTTTCCCCCCCCAGATACAAAGCAATAAGTTAACATTCTCAATATAAAACTAAACTTTGACATAGAGAACACAAAACACGGTTGATTTCAATTGATCACATTTTCCCAAATTTCACAAGTAAAATGTCAAGATTCTCATTTCACAAAGCATTGGGTTTTACAGCCACACACAACAGAACGGAAAAAAGCTAAGTTTGTGCAACATGTTTacagaacaataataataacaataataatatgtaCAGCAAATAGATCCTGCACCGAAGACTGTGCATTCAAGGTGGTGCTCTGTGGTCGAGCCTCTGGGGATTGTTGTAAAGCTGCTTTCGTCTTACTTTACCCCTGGCATTAGGACACTGGCGCAccctgcctgttttttttttttttttctctccctgcccctcagttcgctctctctgtctccctaCAAGGAAAGAATTAGGATCTTTCTTCTTAACCAGGAAAAGTGATCACGCGTTCTTCCCGAGATGAGGAAATTTTGTTGGcttcatttctctattttcttctttttttaaaataatacggGACAtgtaaaaaatgcaaatcattCGGCTCCAACCTCTCCATACCAGCGAAGTACAAAAGTTACTGTATAAGTTAAAAATCACCAGGTCCTCCTCATTCGTTTTTCCGAGTGCGTTTAAAGGAATGGGTACATTTGGACCCTGCTCTCCTCGCGCCCCGCAAAATCGCGAATGGGCCGAACCTTCCTTcagcctcaggagaagtccatttctcaataaataaaaaaccCCTCCCTCGTTTCCCCCAATCCCCGAACGAGCCATGTCGATGGTTAGGCAGGCCCAGGAAAAGGTCCGAAAAGACAAAACGATCCAGTATCCGGAACTGGATGGCCCGGTGGACCAAGCCTCCTCCGACCTGATGACTTTTTTCAGAGGCCGAAGAACTAGGACAGCGGACGGACGAGAACCTCGACTTCGTCAGCGCACAGATACAGAGCGAAAGAAGACAAGAGACGGACAGGACAGAAAAgagcttttgctttttctacatggttttgttttcctgataGTCCCATACAGCTGAGGGTCGGCGGTCGGGTCCGGCGGGCTCTGGCTGCCTTGCCCGCTGGCTCGGACCGCTGTACCTGCGCTTCCAGGCCGCTTTCTGCTGTCACTGCGCGGCCGAGGTCGGGCGTGGGCACCGGGGAAGTCGCCGGGCCAGAGCGCACGAGACTCGGAGGAGGCGGCGGGCGTCCTGCCTtcactgtttcttcttcttccccaCTGGGCCCTTCTTCTCCAGACCCAGGGCACGCGGACAGGGTGGATGGGCCGGGAGGCGGGAGGGGCCCGGGCCGTGGGAGACGGGAAGGCGGCGGGCGGGTGTGGGCATGCAACCTCACATGAGTTGGGGTTGCTGCAGAGCTTCTTGGTGCGCCGAGGGGTACCACGACGTGTAACTGGGGATGTAGGAGCCCGCGCTGCCGCCCGAGCCCTTCCCGGAAGAGGAGTTGGGGTTCCAGCCGGGCGGCACCGGCGGGGAGCCGGCAGACAGCGCCCGGCCGTTGGCCAGCGCACTACCCTCCAGAGCCGCCCCGCCCTGCTTCATCAGCTTCTTGAACTTGGAGCGCTTGTTCTGGAACCAGATCTTGACCTGCAAGAGCGGACAACAACGTGACTCGGTCTAGGTCCACTGCGCCTACCTTGGTCCTGGGGAGATAAGGGAGCCGTGGGACAGCGTGAGAGGATACGCGGATACCACCCCTCACACTCACACACCGGCTCCCTGCTCTGCGCAACCCGGCGGCTCCCTGCTGGAGAAGCATACACGTCGTCCTTCCCGCCTAAGAACCAAAGGCTGGGAGGCCTCATCGCCCGCCCCAGAGGCCGGCTGGAGCCGCTCTCTGAGAGCCAGGGGGCGTGGTGGTGAGCGTCGCCGGGATCCAGGCCTTCAGCCCGAGGCCGGCAATCGTCTGGGTAAGACACAGAGCCCACAAAACCCCGAGCCTTCAATTCCAGTGTGAACATCAATAAAAGAGTGGAGAGAGGAAGTGGAGGAAATTTATTTGCAATGTTACCcgccttctcttttctccatcatcTCTGCCTTTGAGTGAGCTGCGGGCTGACTGAGGAGGCCACCGGGTTTTGTTAAACTTTTCGTTTGGACTCAAATCAACCTTTCCTTAGTTAGCATCTCCCAATTCTGCTCCTAATCCCGGCCTCGACGTTGGAAACCCGCGGCAGTCGTGATCAGAACGTCCAAGGGGTCCCCAGAATCTTAGAGAAAACAGGGAAGGAAGGGTCCGTTTCTCCTCCAGGCTCTGGGACTTGGGAGGTGAGAGGACGGAGGAAaggatcttcccccacccccaaccaaactcggtgagaaggaggaggagggagatagaggctTGGGCCCAGGCCCCGAGTGATTAGTCATACACTTTAAAGGCAAAGAAGGGATTAACCCCCGAGTCTATTGTTCCAGTTGTTCGGGCACGTGTGACCTCTGAGTCCCCAAACAAAACGCCTAGGGAAATCCTTCTTGCGCCCCTAATCAGATTTTCCAGGGACGGAGGGCCGCGCGGCTGGCAGCCCGGAGTACAGAGTGCAGCGACAGAGCCAGGGCAGAGAAAACTACGGAGGAAGGAGAGATGTGAGAGCGAGGGAtaggacacacaaacacacacgcataccgACCCCCGAGGCCCAGAGAGCAAGAAATGAAGCTCCTGGGGGCAGTTGGGCCGCGGGAAGCCTGCACGGCGCCACGGTGGGGCAGCGGCGAGGTACCTGCGTCTGCGTGAGTCCCAAAGAGGCCGCGAGCTCCGCCCTCTCGGGCAGAGCTAGGTACTGAGTTTGCTGGAACCTCCGGTTCAAAGCCTGCAACTGCAAACTGGAATAAATCGTCCTGGGTTTGCGAATCTTTTTCCCCTTGCCATTGAAGCGCACTTCACCGCCTTCCACCAC
The window above is part of the Bos javanicus breed banteng chromosome 2, ARS-OSU_banteng_1.0, whole genome shotgun sequence genome. Proteins encoded here:
- the DLX1 gene encoding homeobox protein DLX-1 isoform X1 → MTMTTMPESLNSPVSGKAVFMEFGPPNQQMSPSPMSHGHYSMHCLHSAGHSQPDGAYSSASSFSRPLGYPYVNSVSSHASSPYISSVQSYPGSASLTQSRLEDPGADSEKSTVVEGGEVRFNGKGKKIRKPRTIYSSLQLQALNRRFQQTQYLALPERAELAASLGLTQTQVKIWFQNKRSKFKKLMKQGGAALEGSALANGRALSAGSPPVPPGWNPNSSSGKGSGGSAGSYIPSYTSWYPSAHQEALQQPQLM